From Kaistella polysaccharea:
ATTCTATTATTTATCAATCCTATCAAAATCTTGAAATAATTATTATAGACGATGGTTCCCGCGATGGTTCTGGGGAAATTTGCGATAGATATGCACAGCTTGACAATAGAATTAAAGTGTACCATATTCACAATTCAGGGGTCTCAGCTGCCAGAAATTTGGCTCTTGATTTGGCAACTGGGACTTATATCGCATTTATTGACTCGGATGATACCGTTCATCCTGATTATATTCTAGAATTATATAAAGTAGCAGAGAAAAAACAGGCTGACATTGTTTGCTGTGGTTATGAGTATATGGATCAATACACAACCTACAGCCATAATGATTTTAAAGATCTTGATAATACACGTGAAAGTTTTGTTGAGCGTGTTTTGAGTAATACGGGAGGTACGATCTGCTCAAAATTATTTAGATTCGCAATAATCACAGATCATGACTTAAGGTTTGATACAAACTTAAAAATGCGGGAAGATTTAATTTTTAGTTTAGAATTTGCCTTTTTGTCTAAAAATTTTTTTTACGTTGAAAGCTATTATTACAACTATAACGGTATGAATGAAGTGAGTTTAAGTAAAGTAGATCATACTGAAACTAGAATAGATGTACATAAAATAATTTTAAAAATTCTTAATAAAAATAACTTTTCGCCAAGTCTTCAAGAGGACATCATAAATAACAGAATAAAAGAAATTTTACTGGGTGGAATACGGGAAAATATGCGGTCGGAAAATCCTATTCATGGTTTAAATATTTTTTATAAACACAGGGAAATTGCCAATTTACTTTCGGAATTAAAAATCGATGGATTTAAAGAGGCGTTGTTATATGGACCTGCAAAACTTAGATCTTCATCTGTAACCTATATTATATATAAAATTATTTATGGAAGAAAATAGATTTGCTGGTGAAGTTCCAGTAGCAACTAGCGCACCACTTATAACAGTAATAGTTCCTATTTATAATGTAGAAC
This genomic window contains:
- a CDS encoding glycosyltransferase family 2 protein, with translation MAEEKLISVIVPVYNADKYLIKCLDSIIYQSYQNLEIIIIDDGSRDGSGEICDRYAQLDNRIKVYHIHNSGVSAARNLALDLATGTYIAFIDSDDTVHPDYILELYKVAEKKQADIVCCGYEYMDQYTTYSHNDFKDLDNTRESFVERVLSNTGGTICSKLFRFAIITDHDLRFDTNLKMREDLIFSLEFAFLSKNFFYVESYYYNYNGMNEVSLSKVDHTETRIDVHKIILKILNKNNFSPSLQEDIINNRIKEILLGGIRENMRSENPIHGLNIFYKHREIANLLSELKIDGFKEALLYGPAKLRSSSVTYIIYKIIYGRK